GGCGGTCGCGGGGGACAGCGCCAGGGAGGCCGACCCGCGGTAGCCGCGGGGCCGGCGGAAACCTCAGGGTCCGATCAGCGGCCGGGGCGAGGCGCCGCCCGGGCCGGGAGTGGGAGACGGATGGCGATCTTCAGCGGCGGGAAGAAGAACGGCGGTGGAGCGGCGGCGCGAGAGAAGGCGCCCCCCGCGCCCCGCGGCGGCAACCCGGACTCGATGTCGATCATCGGCCCCGGGATGCACATCGTGGGCGACCTGGTGACCGACGGCACGGTGCGCGTCGAGGGGCGCGTCGACGGGACGCTGCGCGCGGGGAAGGCGGTGGTCGTGGGCAAGGAGGGCGAGGTCCGCGGCGACATCATCACCCAGGACGCGGTGATCGGCGGCCGGGTGCGCGGCACGGTGACGGCGGAGAGCCGGCTGGAGCTGCAGGCCACCTGCGACATCGAGGGGCAGGTCTCGGCGCGCGCGTCGCACCTGCACCTGGAGGAGGGCGCCCGCTTCACCGGGCAGGTGCAGATGCTGGGCGAGGATGCCCCGCGCGCCCTTCCTGCGCCTGCACCGAGTGGGGAAAACTCGCCCGAATACGTGTAGTTTTCCACAGCCCGTCCACTTTAGCCCAACCCGTTGTCGTGTCGCGGGTTGGGCGTTTTCCACACGTCGAACGCCGGCTTTTCCACCCGAGTTTTCCACGTTTTGTGGGGAAGCCGCCCAACCCGGTGATCCGTGCGGCTCGACGAGCTTCGGGAGTACCTGGACGACTACCTGCGCCTGGCCGAGGTGCCGGACTTCTCCGGCGCGCTGAACGGCCTGCAGGTGGACAGCCCGCGCGAGGTGCGGTTCCTGGCGGCCGCCGTGGACGCTTCGCAGGCCTCCGTGGACCGTGCGGTCGCGTCGGACGCCGACCTGCTGCTGGTGCACCACGGCCTCTTCTGGGACGGCAACCAGCCGCTCACCGGCCGCCGCTACCGACGCCTGAAGGCGATCCTCGACGCCGACCTGGCGGTCTACTCGGCGCACCTGCCGCTGGACGTGCACCCCGAGGTAGGGAACAACGCGGTGCTGGCGCGCGAGCTGGGGATCGAGCCGCGGGGCCGCTTCGGCGAGTACAAGGGGATGCCGCTGGGGGTGTGGGGCGAGCTAGACGCCTCGCGCGAGGAGCTGGCGGAGCGCGCGTCGCGGGTCCTCGGCGCGCCGGTGAAGCTGGTGCCCGGCGGGCCCGGGCGGGTGCGGCGGGTGGGCGTGATCACCGGCGGGGCGGGCGACGAGATCGGCGCGGCGATCGGCGCGGGGCTCGACGCGTTCCTCACCGGCGAGGCCCGGCACCACAACTTCTTCGACGCGGAGGAAGGCGGCCTCAACCTGCTGCTGGGCGGACACTACGCCACCGAGGTCTGGGGCGTGCGCGCGCTGGCCGCGCACCTGGCGGAGCGCTTCGGGCTCGAGTGGATGTTCATCGACCACCCGACGGGGCTTTGAACAAAGTGCGTGAGTGCGGAAGTGCGTGAGTGCGTTCGGCCTCCGCGCGCCTTCTCGCCTTCCCTTCTCCTTCTCGATTCCTCCCGATGTCTTCGCGCGTCGACCGGCTGCTGCGCTGGGTGTGGCTGATCAACGGAATCCTGCTGCTGGCGCTGCTGGCGATCGGCACGCTGTTCGTGCTCGGGGCGTGGATCACCGACCTGGCGGCGGGTGACCCGGCGGTGCCCGCCGCGCCGAAGGGCGGAGCGTCCGGGCCAGAGCGGCCGCGCGCGGTGCGCTACGACGCGCCGGCGCCGATCCGCGGGTCGGATGCGCGCATCGTGCTCGTCGGACATGGACAGGGGTACCGCCCTGCCGCGGGGGAGCGCGGCATGGATTCCGGGGACGGCACTTCCGAGGGGCCGATCGTCAACGTGGCGTTCCTGGACGGCCGGGGCGGACGGCTGCTGCTGGACCGGCCGGCGTACGTCGCCGAGGTCCGCTGGCCGGGAGACGAGAGGGCCGGGCCGGACTCGACGCTGCGGTGGATCGTCTACGAGATGGCGCTGGAGGACGGCAACGGCGACGGCAGGCTGGACCACCGCGATCCGCTCGGGCTGTACGTCTCCGACCTCGCCGGCGGCGGCCTGCGGCCGGTGCTGCCGCGCGGCTTCCGTCTGCGCGGGTGGGAGCCGCGCGCGGACGGCACGCTCTTCATCACCGCGCTCCCGCAGCCCGCGCGCGGCGCCGACCCCGACCAGCTCCCGCAACGCTCCTTCCTCGTCGGCCCCGACGGCCAGGCGCGTCCCTACGCCGCGCTCGACTCGCTGGCCGAGGCGGCGGGGCGCATCCTGCGGAAGTAGCTCCTCCGGCGAGCTCTCTCGAAATTCCGGCTCTCCAATGTTTCTCACAGAGGACACGGAGGACACGGAGAACTTCGATTCGCTGTTCCTCTGAGTCCTCTGAGTCCTCTGTGCTCTCTGTGAGAGTCAAGCAGTTCTTTTCTGGAGACGGCGATGAAGGTGATGGTGCTGGGCGGGAACGGGTTCATCGGGCGGGCGGTGTGCCGCGCGGCGGTCGAGCGGGGGCACGAGGTGGCCGCCCTGGCCCGGAGCGGGGCGCCGCGGGGGGAGGCGGCGTGGATCGGCGCGGTGGAGTGGGTGGTGGCCGACGCGCTGGACCCGGGCGCCTGGAGCCGCCACCTGGCCGGGTGCGATGCCGTGGTCCACTGCGTGGGGATCATCGCCGAGAACCGCGAGCACG
This window of the Longimicrobium sp. genome carries:
- a CDS encoding Nif3-like dinuclear metal center hexameric protein — encoded protein: MRLDELREYLDDYLRLAEVPDFSGALNGLQVDSPREVRFLAAAVDASQASVDRAVASDADLLLVHHGLFWDGNQPLTGRRYRRLKAILDADLAVYSAHLPLDVHPEVGNNAVLARELGIEPRGRFGEYKGMPLGVWGELDASREELAERASRVLGAPVKLVPGGPGRVRRVGVITGGAGDEIGAAIGAGLDAFLTGEARHHNFFDAEEGGLNLLLGGHYATEVWGVRALAAHLAERFGLEWMFIDHPTGL
- a CDS encoding polymer-forming cytoskeletal protein — translated: MAIFSGGKKNGGGAAAREKAPPAPRGGNPDSMSIIGPGMHIVGDLVTDGTVRVEGRVDGTLRAGKAVVVGKEGEVRGDIITQDAVIGGRVRGTVTAESRLELQATCDIEGQVSARASHLHLEEGARFTGQVQMLGEDAPRALPAPAPSGENSPEYV